In Phragmites australis chromosome 17, lpPhrAust1.1, whole genome shotgun sequence, the following are encoded in one genomic region:
- the LOC133897011 gene encoding uncharacterized protein LOC133897011, which translates to MNRQSTTNMGRPNFVDACALCSLRRRPPRQLPRRVPSAVCLLVAAILLHSAYAHLSRLIIAARGVRCWRRGQVSRAAAAITASLDLTEENVRRALVEAKSELGQLFDTSVGITGEGRAEPQPYAAMPIGSGTELD; encoded by the exons ATGAATCGTCAGTCCACCACCAATATGGGCCGGCCCAACTTTGTAGACGCCTGCGCGCTGTGTTCcctccgccgccgtcctccGCGGCAGCTTCCTCGCCGTGTTCCCTCCGCCGTCtgcctcctcgtcgccgccaTTCTGCTCCATTCAGCATACGCCCATCTCTCGCGCCTCATAATAGCAGCGCGCGGCGTGCGGTGCTGGCGCCGGGGACAGGTGAGCCGCGCGGCCGCGGCGATCACCGCGTCGCTCGACCTCACCGAGGAAAACGTCCGGCGGGCCCTCGTCGAGGCCAAATCCGAG CTGGGGCAGCTGTTCGACACGTCGGTGGGCATCACAGGTGAAGGACGGGCTGAGCCCCAACCCTACGCCGCAATGCCAATTGGATCAGGAACCG AGCTGGATTAG
- the LOC133896651 gene encoding plant UBX domain-containing protein 10-like: MSSGSARGSSAGESLRNSCNDFARTLARLPVSIMEGLSRSIPRRAPWRSHHPVQLRQPPQVPLPLPPPFVPEELFFFGVFEQQYGPHHPFFYGCRFADALRAARREGKLVFVYLHDQDHPYTEPFCRRTLCADVVVEFLDANFVSWGAVSGRGEGPGMVASLQPGSFPFCAVVAPVSDESIAVLQQVEGPVSPSELVEILQRIIDEQGAAFTASRPDEQAAAARSSRTAEEEERRRSALRLRQEQDAAYLEALRKDQEKERSRKTMQEGIAKPTANNDLRPRYTGHVAREPTMTAQSRSPAQKETAPSHRTEANTKIMIRFPNGERRQQSFRHTDTIREIYKYVDSLGIPGIGSYQLVRTYPRKTYGHQQLGMTIRDAGFHPSATLYIEQLQ; this comes from the exons ATGTCCTCAGGTTCAGCGAGGGGGAGTAGCGCCGGCGAGAGCCTCCGGAACTCCTGCAACGACTTCGCCCGGACCCTGGCGAGGCTCCCGGTCAGCATCATGGAGGGGCTGTCGAGGTCGATCCCTCGCCGGGCTCCGTGGAGGAGCCACCACCCGGTTCAGCtccggcagccaccgcaagtgccccttcctcttcctccgccGTTTGTACCCGAGGAGCTGTTCTTCTTCGGCGTGTTCGAGCAGCAGTACGGCCCCCACCACCCGTTCTTCTACGGGTGCCGTTTCGCCGACGCCCTGAGGGCCGCGCGGAGGGAGGGCAAGCTCGTGTTCGTGTACCTCCACGACCAGGACCACCCCTACACCGAGCCATTCTGCCGGAGGACGCTCTGCGCGGACGTGGTGGTGGAGTTTCTTGACGCCAACTTCGTGTCCTGGGGAGCCGTCAGCGGCAGGGGGGAGGGGCCGGGCATGGTCGCGTCGCTGCAGCCCGGCAGCTTCCCGTTCTGCGCCGTCGTCGCTCCCGTTTCCGATGAAAGCATCGCGGTGCTACAACAG GTAGAGGGACCAGTTTCACCGTCAGAGCTGGTGGAGATCCTACAGAGGATCATTGATGAGCAAGGTGCAGCTTTCACAGCCTCTAGGCCCGACGAGCAAGCTGCAGCTGCCAGATCCTCCAGAACggcagaggaagaagagaggaggagatcGGCTCTACGACTACGCCAAGAACAGGACGCAGCGTACCTCGAGGCTCTTCGGAAGGACCAG GAGAAAGAAAGATCGCGGAAGACTATGCAAGAGGGGATTGCGAAGCCAACGGCAAACAATGATCTTCGCCCAAGATATACTGGCCATGTAGCAAGAGAACCTACCATGACGGCTCAGAGTAGATCACCAGCTCAGAAGGAAACTGCACCTTCACACAGAACTGAAGCGAACACCAAG ATAATGATAAGATTTCCCAACGGTGAGAGAAGGCAGCAGAGCTTTCGTCACACGGACACCATCAGAGAAATCTACAAGTATGTTGATTCCTTGGGCATACCAGGCATTGGAAGCTATCAACTCGTAAGGACCTATCCAAGGAAGACTTACGGTCATCAGCAGCTGGGGATGACTATTCGAGATGCAGGTTTCCATCCAAGTGCGACACTGTACATCGAACAACTTCAGTAA